One Artemia franciscana chromosome 15, ASM3288406v1, whole genome shotgun sequence genomic window carries:
- the LOC136036605 gene encoding serine/threonine-protein phosphatase 6 regulatory ankyrin repeat subunit A-like translates to MSIRSLYLAASKGCTQVGETQRLFLAALEGHTETVECLIQSGTDVNIKNVEGESPLHFAALKGHTRTVEYLIQSGADVNVKNEDGTSPLHFAAVEGHTETVEYLMQSGTDVNLKNEKGTSPLHFAALKGHTRTVEYLIQSGADVNIRNDYGKTPLHFAAVEGHTETVEYLIQSGADVNVKNEKGTSPLHFAALKGHTRTVEYLIQSGADVNVKNEDGTSPIHLSCSSGSISISQICECLLKYGAYVNSKDKYGMTALHYASQSGDKECVATLLEHGSDIDITDGNDRTAFDLAVDDTADYFASHVLKLRVANLYVSEINIRLSDKTQTSYPTNELKDQFVRELKQMRSETIFCNITFYDIFIKGISSKELYTMNENSLKGLLKSSNWETKFSMYNTIIKSRFRSSIERKVLLELANRSFNSLFNRFAELPHECAEHILSYLSNENLKNFINASEPLHKEW, encoded by the coding sequence atgTCCATAAGATCACTTTATTTAGCAGCTTCAAAAGGATGCACACAGGTTGGAGAAACACAGAgactttttttagcagctttgGAAGGACACACagagactgttgaatgtcttatACAGTCTGGCACTgatgttaatataaaaaatgtggaaggtgaaagtccacttcattttgcAGCTTTGAAAGGACACACACGGACTGTTGAATATCTTATACAGTCTGGTGCTGATGTTAATGTAAAAAATGAGGATGGCacaagtccacttcattttgcAGCTGTGGAAGGACACACAGAGACTGTTGAATATCTTATGCAGTCTGGCACtgatgttaatttaaaaaatgagaaaggtacaagtccacttcattttgcAGCTTTGAAAGGACACACACGGACTGTTGAATATCTTATACAGTCTGGCGCTgatgttaatataagaaatGATTATGGTAAAACTCCCCTTCATTTTGCAGCTGTGGAAGGACACACAGAGACTGTTGAATATCTTATACAGTCTGGTGCTGATGTTAATGTAAAAAATGAGAAAGGtacaagtccacttcattttgcAGCTTTGAAAGGACACACACGGACTGTTGAATATCTTATACAGTCTGGTGCTGATGTTAATGTAAAAAATGAGGATGGCACAAGTCCAATTCATTTATCATGTTCTTCTGGATCTATTTCAATTTCACAGATTTGTGAATGTCTTCTCAAATATGGAGCCTATGTTAACTCTAAGGACAAGTATGGCATGACAGCGCTTCATTATGCTAGTCAGAGTGGAGATAAAGAGTGTGTTGCAACTCTTCTGGAGCATGGATCTGACATAGATATAACAGATGGAAATGACCGTACAGCTTTTGATTTAGCTGTTGATGATACTGCTGATTATTTTGCAAGCCATGTATTAAAACTGAGAGTGGCAAATTTATATGTAAGTGAAATAAACATAAGGCTCTCAGACAAGACTCAGACAAGTTATCCTACAAATGAGCTCAAGGATCAATTTGTAAGAGAACTAAAACAAATGAGGAGTGAGacaatattttgtaatataacGTTCTATGACATTTTTATCAAAGGAATAAGCTCAAAAGAACTATACACGATGaatgaaaattctttgaaaGGTTTACTGAAATCATCAAACTgggaaacaaaattttcaatgtataacacaataataaaaagtcgTTTCAGAAGCAGCATAGAAAGGAAAGTGCTGCTTGAACTAGCCAATAGAAGTTTTAATTCTCTCTTTAACAGATTTGCTGAGTTACCACATGAATGTGCTGAACATATACTGAGCTATCTAAGcaatgaaaacttgaaaaatttcataaatgcTTCTGAACCACTCCACAAGGAGTGGTAG